In Podospora pseudoanserina strain CBS 124.78 chromosome 5, whole genome shotgun sequence, a single window of DNA contains:
- the THI4 gene encoding thiamine metabolism-related protein (COG:H; EggNog:ENOG503NX5E), with translation MLLAPPLCFSRMSSPLTSLDNIQPIKMAPSAVTPPQKPAVLATHPLKSVNLDNKTDVTPTPAIKDDLAALFNNWDSFTFAPIRESTVSRAMTRRYFNDLDTYTESDITIVGAGSAGLSCAYVLGTLRPDLKISILEAGVAPGGGAWLGGQLFSAMVMRKPAHLFLEQVGVPFEDEGDYVVVKHAALFTSTIMSKVLQMPNVKLFNATTVEDLITRQDKETGEVRIAGVVTNWTLVSMHHDDQSCMDPNTINTNVVVSMTGHDGPFGAFSVKRLVSMKQIEELGGMRGLDMGKAEDAIVKRTREIVPGLVVGGMELSEVDGANRMGPTFGAMVLSGLKAAEETLRVFDQRKAQNDAEL, from the exons ATGCTTCTCGCTCCTCCCCTTTGTTTTTCGAGGATGAGCTCCCCCCTAACATCCCTAGATAACATACAACCCATCAAAATGGCCCCCTCCGCCGTCACCCCTCCCCAGAAGCCCGCCGTTCTGGCCACCCACCCCCTGAAGTCAGTCAATCTCGACAACAAGACCGACGTCACGcccacccccgccatcaaggatgacctcgccgccctcttcaacaactgGGACTCGTTCACCTTCGCTCCCATCCGCGAGTCCACCGTCTCCCGCGCCATGACCCGCCGCTACTTCAACGACCTGGACACCTACACCGAATccgacatcaccatcgtcgGCGCCGGCTCGGCCGGTCTCTCGTGCGCCTACGTCCTCGGCACCCTCCGCCCCGACCTCAAGATCTCCATCCTCGAAGCCGGCGTCGCtcccggcggcggtgccTGGCTCGGCGGCCAGCTCTTCTCCGCCATGGTCATGCGCAAGCCTGCCCACCTTTTCCTCGAGCAGGTCGGTGTTCCgttcgaggacgagggtgaCTATGTCGTCGTCAAGCACGCCGCGCTcttcaccagcaccatcatGAGCAAGGTCCTTCAGATGCCCAACGTCAAGCTGTTCAACGCGAcgacggtggaggatttgatCACCAGGCAGGATAAGGAGactggggaggtgaggatcGCGGGTGTGGTGACCAACTGGACGCTGGTGAGCATGCATCACGATGACCAGTCCTGCATGGACCCCAACACGATCAACACCAACGTTGTCGTTTCCATGACTGGTCACGACGGGCCGTTTGGCGCTTTTAGCGTCAAGAGACTGGTCAGCATGAAGCAGATCGAGGAGCTGGgcgggatgagggggttggatatGGGCAAGGCTGAGGATGCGATtgtgaagaggacgagggagattgtgcctgggttggtggttggtggtatGGAGCtgagtgaggttgatggggcCAACAGGATGG GCCCTACCTTTGGTGCCATGGTCCTCTCTGGtctcaaggctgccgaggagaCCCTCAGAGTCTTTGACCAGCGCAAGGCCCAGAACGATGCCGAGCTCTAA
- a CDS encoding hypothetical protein (EggNog:ENOG503P2YI), whose translation MHTIHSLLLALASLAVLVMAEGNVLFPYMYGLNYTEYDEAKKLGLTRTPKAYACKSEDEWNKMTTADFAKYKSIIVPDCLCNTSLGTIKFLDNTKKVWSPAVTGNMVLIGTDPSYHSKWYKLAGASAMIRDSISLASTGKNGTGMYFSLSCYYQSNAAPTTIEALSEIGVFKVRGNLTCLNKVHIVATDDSMTSLTDEMASNWNCSAHEVFAEYPTEGNGAFEPLAIALNTTGLGQRTFADGTHGTPYIIARGATPLGCGNNVTEAEYNEECDYGKAVNGMPDSLCSSSCKCLFGMISPGLCRENTTSSSSTSISSSSTTFHNTSSIALSTGSPTNTSLSTSMLYTNTSSPQTKTRKPPVTITVWPSRPPWVSSSSQAPTPSTASSNTTRSDPDTPTVIVTASWPPSPSSDVATDAEPGTVIITASNDPGSGSPSFTTSTPPAPSSSPSNSDDSSGSPETVVVTASNNATESEPGTVTVLPPSETPTGSMGGTSSVSYPTVTVTAGGPDSGGQVSSAASGSDTPPVTVTATAEVPGVPADGQIPTLSDTTSYPPGTDEPSWSLTTTTGSEPQVTLTLRPSGESGSGGASGSETGTMGGSSSLGLDSSMTGSGTMSGSGKPTVTVYPSGQTSGGGDGNGPGASSAPGVSSTPGLSSAPGSSSSGGDVSGTASGKSQSTVTVYPSGQSSGAGGGDSPGVSPAPTTALSSSRTTVTVYPSGQSSGGGDLGNGPSASSASESASGSSRSTVTVYPSGSSSGGGDSGNGPGISETRSTKTMTVGESSVTAPGAPDSSSSTNRGLGSTSYISGSLTNTATGGGGMGTASGTSAVSSETGASDPLSGSSTGGTGSATGSATGSPGTSGSGGPASSDSATGGASGSGTPGSPSSSGSPSSFTPSNPPSLTGSITTSTLSATPSTQSSSVSTSGTASAPSSNQPSGSSSETSYSPGDTSATSSNQGGTTTSTQTTSNSGSLSGSNIPLPTSDCDSLSPSPSPTSQCDTWIGIEIIHIIEIVEICPSGSTVTETKTEHLSTLTRPICATPTPSQPCYPCIFGTPSASDDNFTVTVTSCPANPKTTVTVTAQMCSTCTVTTWVGTVPGHTPGGECHGCLPHASSTVTETAAVETATEVVTLGSVVSDPAATSSSAIGGGGGGGGGEGYGQPPPASVPRPVATASSVPAGGYGPPPLPDVPVDGATASDYAPYKPSSTSFVVTAAGVGRRGHRAVTGVLAGLLGAVMVM comes from the exons ATGCACACCATTCACAGTCTTTTGTTGGCGCTGGCCAGCTTGGCAGTCCTTGTGATGGCCGAGGGAAACGTTCTTTTCCCGTACATGTACGGGCTGAACTATACCGAGTACGACGAGGCAAAGAAGCTCGGTCTAACACGTAC TCCGAAAGCGTATGCCTGCAAGTCGGAAGACGAATGGAACAAGATGACCACGGCCGACTTTGCCAAGTACAAGTCTATTATTGTCCCGGACTGCCTTTGCAACACAAGCCTGGGCACGATCAAGTTCCTGGACAATACCAAGAAGGTCTGGTCGCCTGCCGTCACGGGCAACATGGTGCTCATCGGGACGGACCCCTCTTACCATTCCAAGTGGTACAAGCTCGCCGGTGCGTCGGCTATGATCCGGGATTCCATCAGCCTTGCTTCCACGGGCAAGAATGGCACCGGCATGTACTTTTCGCTGTCATGCTACTACCAGAGCAACGCAGCTCCGACCACCATCGAGGCTCTGTCGGAGATAGGCGTCTTTAAAGTCCGGGGCAACTTGACATGTCTGAACAAGGTGCACATTGTCGCCACGGACGATTCGATGACGTCCCTTACCGATGAGATGGCGAGCAACTGGAACTGCAGTGCTCATGAGGTGTTTGCGGAGTACCCTACCGAAGGGAATGGCGCCTTTGAGCCCTTGGCGATCGCGCTCAACACGACTGGCCTGGGGCAGCGGACCTTTGCAGACGGCACGCATGGAACACCGTACATCATTGCTCGCGGCGCAACACCACTTGGCTGCGGCAACAATGTCACCGAGGCAGAGTACAACGAGGAATGTGATTATGGCAAGGCCGTCAACGGGATGCCAGATAGCCTCTGCTCGTCATCTTGCAAATGCCTGTTTGGGATGATATCGCCTGGTTTGTGTCGCGAAAACACCACGTCTAGTTCATCGACGTCGATatcgagcagcagcaccaccttCCACAACACCAG CTCCATTGCCCTGAGCACCGGTtcacccaccaacaccagcctctCCACCAGCATGCTctacaccaacacctcctccccgcaaaCCAAAACCAGAAAACCACCCGTGACCATCACAGTCTGGCCTTCTAGACCCCCATGGGTTTCTTCCTCAAGCCAAGCCCCAACTCCAAGCACTGCAtcatccaacaccaccaggaGCGACCCCGATACGCCAACCGTCATCGTTACCGCCTCCTggcccccatcaccaagctcggATGTCGCCACGGACGCGGAGCCGGGCAcggtcatcatcaccgcctctAACGATCCCGGCTCAGGGTCGCCGTCATTTACCACCTCGACACCACCCGCCCCATCCAGCTCACCGAGCAACTCTGATGACTCCAGTGGCTCCCCAGAGACAGTTGTCGTCACCGCCTCGAATAATGCCACTGAATCTGAACCTGGGACGGTGACGGTTTTGCCTCCCTCGGAAACACCAACAGGGTCGATGGGAGGCACATCATCTGTCTCTTACCCAACAGTAACAGTAACAGCCGGCGGTCCGGACAGTGGGGGGCAAGTCTCCTCCGCAGCTTCAGGCTCTGATACCCCCCCGGTGACGGTCACGGCTACGGCCGAAGTGCCAGGAGTGCCTGCTGATGGGCAGATTCCGACGCTTTCGGACACGACGTCTTATCCGCCTGGGACTGATGAGCCGAGTTGgtctttgacgacgacgacggggagCGAACCGCAGGTTACATTGACTTTGAGGCCTTCTGGGGAATCGGGGTCCGGTGGTGCAAGTGGGTCTGAGACGGGGACTATGGGAGGTTCTTCATCACTGGGATTGGATTCATCCATGACTGGTTCCGGAACAATGTCTGGCTCGGGGAAGCCAACCGTGACTGTGTACCCGAGTGGTCAGACTTCtggcgggggagatgggaATGGGCCGGGGGCTAGCTCTGCACCGGGGGTCAGCTCTACACCGGGGCTTAGCTCCGCACCGGGAAGTTCGTCTTCGGGTGGGGATGTATCTGGGACGGCGTCGGGAAAGTCACAGTCGACGGTTACTGTTTATCCCTCTGGTCAGAGTTCTGgcgctgggggtggtgatagCCCGGGGGTTAgtccagcaccaacaactgCTTTAAGCTCATCTCGAACAACGGTTACCGTCTATCCTTCTGGTCAGTCttcgggtggtggagatcTTGGAAACGGACCAAGTGCCAGTTCGGCATCTGAAAGTGCCTCAGGTTCGTCTCGATCAACAGTAACGGTCTATCCTTCTGGTTCGTCCTCGGGCGGAGGAGATTCTGGCAATGGACCGGGTATCAGCGAGACAAGATCTACCAAGACCATGACGGTTGGTGAAAGCTCCGTGACAGCGCCCGGAGCTCCTGATTCTTCGAGCTCGACGAacagagggttggggagtaCGAGCTACATAAGCGGCAGCCTGACAAACACCGCCacgggagggggtggtatGGGGACCGCAAGCGGGACGTCTGCGGTGTCTTCAGAGACGGGTGCTTCCGATCCTTTGAGTGGGAGTTCGACTGGCGGCACTGGGTCGGCAACCGGGTCGGCAACTGGGTCTCCCGGAACTTCTGGCTCTGGTGGTCCTGCCTCATCTGACTCGGCTACAGGCGGTGCCTCTGGCTCTGGCACCCCGGGTTCACCAAGCTCTTCCGGTTCACCAAGCTCCTTCACtccatcaaacccccccaGTCTAACAGGTTCAATCACGACATCAACACTATCCGCCACACCCAGCACCCAGTCCAGCAGCGTTTCCACCTCTGGAACAGCCTCagccccatcatcaaaccaACCCTCTGGTTCCAGCTCAGAAACCTCATATTCTCCCGGAGAcacctccgccacctcctccaaccaagggggcaccaccaccagcacacaAACAACATCCAACTCCGGCAGCCTATCCGGGTCAAACATACCTCTTCCCACATCAGACTGcgactccctctccccctccccctccccaacatcacaaTGCGACACCTGGATCGGAATAGAAATAATCCACATCATCGAAATAGTCGAAATCTGCCCCTCCGGCTCAACAG TGACGGAAACAAAAACAGaacacctctccaccctcacccgcccCATCTGCGccacaccaaccccctcccaaccatgCTACCCCTGCATCTTCGGCACACCCTCCGCTTCAGACGACAACTTCACCGTGACGGTGACGTCCTGCCCGGCGAACCCAAAGACTACGGTCACGGTCACGGCGCAGATGTGTAGCACTTGTACTGTGACTACGTGGGTGGGGACCGTGCCGGGGCATACTCCTGGGGGGGAGTGTCACGGCTGCTTGCCTCATGCTAGTTCGACGGTGACGGAGACGGCTGCTGTCGAGACTGCTACCGAGGTGGTGACGCTGGGGAGTGTGGTGTCTGACCCAGCTGCTACCAGTTCTTCTGCtatcggtggtggtggtggtggtggtggtggtg agggttaCGGTCAGCCACCCCCGGCATCAGTCCCTCGCCCGGTGGCCACCGCCAGCTCTGTCCCTGCCGGTGGTTACGGTCCTCCCCCGCTGCCGGATGTTCCTGTTGATGGGGCGACAGCGAGCGATTATGCCCCGTACAAACCCTCGTCGACCAGCTTTGTGGttactgctgctggggttggaAGGAGGGGCCACCGTGCTGTTACGGGTGTGCTTGCTGGGCTGTTGGGGGCGGTCATGGTTATGTAA
- the GAD2 gene encoding Glutamate decarboxylase 2 (EggNog:ENOG503NVBV; COG:E), with amino-acid sequence MNGTNGVKKQTLNRASEVEHLVDAVKSLIIPFIQAADDAVPSRAAGELLPNRNGVVCNALVESKRPEELVKELALSLPQVGRGEEGLLQTIQDVLKHSVNTWDQGFMDKLYASTNPVGVISELVLAVLNTNVHVYQVSPALAVIEKHTAKTFASLFGFNGPRAGGVTCQGGSSSNLTSIVIARNTLYPESKLNGNSAASNGPFVLFTSSHGHYSVEKAAVTCGFGSSSVWTVPVDASGRIIPSELRRLVQKSLDQGFTPFYVNATAGTTVLGSYDPFEEISAVCKEFNLWMHIDASWGGPAIFSAAHKHKLAGSHLADSLTVNPHKMLNCPVTCSFLLGPDMSVFHKANTLPAGYLFHSSAPSDVWDLADLTLQCGRRADSLKLALAWIYYGAEGFGRQIEAAFELAAYFAGLLERSGNFVLVSENPPPCLQVCFYYAPGGRLRGTGEGNTEVTRGMVERLVRRGYMVDYAPDVSEESRGSFFRVVVNAQTLRGTVEGLVKGLEAVGREVVPQ; translated from the exons ATGAACGGAACCAACGGGGTCAAGAAGCAGACTCTCAACAGGGCATCCGAGGTGGAACAT CTCGTTGATGCTGTGAAATCCTTAATCATCCCCTTCATTCAGGCCGCCGATGATGCTGTGCCATCCAGGGCTGCCGGGGAACTGCTCCCAAACAGGAACGGTGTCGTCTGTAATGCCCTAGTCGAGTCCAAGAGACCGGAAGAGCTGGTCAAGGAATTGGCCTTGTCTCTCCCTCAAGTAGGCCgtggcgaggagggtctCTTGCAGACGATCCAAGATGTCCTCAAGCACAGCGTCAACACCTGGGACCAGGGGTTCATGGACAAGCTGTAtgccagcaccaacccc GTCGGCGTCATCTCCGAGCTCGTCCTCGCCGTCCTCAACACAAAT gTCCACGTCTACCAGGTCTCCCCAGCCCTGGCAGTAATAGAAAAGCACACCGCCAAAACcttcgcctccctcttcggTTTCAACGGTCCCCGCGCCGGCGGCGTAACCTGCCAAggcggctcctcctccaacctcacctccataGTCATCGCCCGCAACACCCTCTACCCCGAATCCAAACTCAACGGCAactccgccgcctccaacGGCCCCTTTGTCTtgttcacctcctcccacggTCACTACTCGGTCGAAAAAGCCGCCGTAACCTGCGGCTtcggctcctcctcagtcTGGACCGTCCCCGTCGACGCCAGCGGCAGGATAATCCCCTCTGAACTCCGCCGCCTCGTCCAAAAGTCCCTCGACCAAGGCTTCACCCCCTTTTACGTCAacgccaccgccggcaccaccgtCTTGGGGAGCTACGACCCCTTTGAGGAAATCTCGGCCGTCTGCAAGGAGTTCAACCTCTGGATGCACATCGACGCCTCGTGGGGCGGCCCGGCCATCTTTTCCGCCGCTCACAAGCACAAGCTTGCCGGCAGTCACCTTGCCGATTCCCTGACTGTGAACCCGCACAAGATGCTCAACTGTCCGGTCACGTGCTCGTTTCTGCTGGGGCCGGACATGTCGGTTTTCCACAAAGCAAACACCCTTCCGGCGGGGTACCTCTTTCACAGCTCGGCTCCGTCTGACGTGTGGGATTTGGCGGATTTGACGCTCCAGTGCGGGAGGAGGGCTGATTCGCTCAAGCTGGCGCTGGCGTGGATTTACTACGGggcggaggggtttgggaggcAGATCGAGGCTGCTTTCGAGCTGGCGGCGTATTTTGCCGGGTTGCTGGAACGGAGCGGGAACTTTGTGCTGGTTAGTGAGAACCCGCCGCCGTGCTTGCAGGTTTGTTTTTATTATGCGCCTGGggggaggctgagggggacgggggaggggaacaCGGAGGTCacgagggggatggtggagaggttggtgaggagggggtacATGGTTGATTACGCGCCGGATGTGAGCGAGGAGAGCAGGGGGAGCTTCTTTAGGGTGGTGGTCAATGCTCAGACGTTGagggggacggtggaggggttggtgaaggggttggaggcggtggggagggaggtggtgcctCAGTAG
- a CDS encoding hypothetical protein (BUSCO:EOG0926142H; COG:J; EggNog:ENOG503NVIY), whose translation MASPLQFAYRTQTAIGVFDAAPVYEALPGFVKPQGNLRCCVYSPCGRYFAYATNDGISVVDASVGHVLTSLPLPMVYEISFSPGGTYMSTWERPAKDENGDATKNVKVWRTIEDVPEGQEKQPLGRFVYKNMSGWNLQYTADEKFCARLVTNEVQFYNSNDLSAPWNRLRAEGVTDFAIAPGKSQNVAVFIPERKGQPAAVKVYNVPQFSSPISQKTFFKGDKVQLKWNALGTNLIVLAQTEVDKSNKSYYGETNMYLLSANGSFDARITLDKEGPIHDVSWSPNSKEFGVVYGYMPAKTTIFNHRAVPTHSFPLGPRNTIIFSPTGRFALVAGFGNLAGQIDVYDLEKDNRKVTTIESGNPSVCQWSPDSRYIMTATTSPRLRVDNGVKLWHVGGGIVYNEDFNELYNVMWRPAAADALPAGDPLHPVPTPHPSALKYLGTVKTPSKPVGAYRPPGARGSSTPLHFKREDEGGAAHTVSNGVPQIGPNGFGRPRNQIPGAEFTRPAGIPGAIAADGGDLSKAAAKNKKKRNKKAKEGEGNATDAPGSEGGLAPPPREHGNGSPAEGRSPERRNQGQGHSSQHRSQSRNNFNGRNRSNTHRARSQSRPGHFGQSAQQQQQQQQPQGGSPLGGGDGAMTPAQSANAKKIRSLQKKIRAIEDLEMRHAGGEKLEDTQVKKIATKPSVMKELEALEREQ comes from the exons ATGGCCAGTCCTTTGCAGTTTGCCTACCGAACCCAGACGGCCATCGGCGTCTTTGACGCTGCGCCTGTCTACGAAGCCCTCCCTGGGTTCGTCAAGCCCCAAGGGAATCTCCGGTGTTGTGTCTACTCGCCATGCGGCCGCTACTTTGCCTATGCTACCAACGACGGCATCTCGGTTGTCGACGCCTCGGTCGGCCACGTCTTGACCagcctcccactccccatgGTGTACGAGATCAGCTTCTCCCCAGGCGGTACCTACATGAGCACCTGGGAGCGTCCCGCCAAGGATGAGAATGGTGACGCTACCAAGAACGTCAAGGTCTGGCGCACCATCGAGGACGTCCCCGAAGGCCAGGAAAAGCAGCCGCTAGGCAGGTTTGTCTACAAGAACATGTCGGGCTGGAACCTGCAGTACACGGCCGATGAGAAGTTCTGCGCTCGTCTTGTCACCAATGAGGTCCAGTTCTACAACAGCAACGACCTGTCGGCGCCTTGGAACCGTCTCCGCGCCGAGGGCGTCACCGACTTTGCTATCGCGCCTGGGAAGAGCCAAAACGTGGCCGTCTTCATCCCCGAGCGCAAG GGTCAACCGGCCGCCGTCAAGGTCTACAACGTCCCCCAGTTCAGCAGTCCGATCTCGCAAAAGACATTTTTCAAGGGCGACAAGGTCCAGCTCAAGTGGAACGCGCTGGGCACCAACCTGATTGTGCTGGCACAAACAGAGGTGGACAAGTCCAACAAGAGCTACTACGGAGAGACCAACATGTATCTCCTGAGTGCCAACGGCTCTTTTGATGCCAGGATCACCCTGGACAAGGAAGGCCCCATCCATGATGTGTCGTGGTCGCCCAACTCCAAGGAGTTTGGTGTCGTCTACGGCTACATGCCCGCCAagaccaccatcttcaaccaccgGGCTGTGCCTACCCACTCCTTCCCTCTGGGACCgcgcaacaccatcatcttctcgcCCACCGGCCGCTTTGCTCTCGTTGCCGGCTTCGGCAACTTGGCTGGTCAGATCGATGTGTACGATCTCGAGAAGGACAACCGCAAGGTCACGACGATTGAGAGTGGCAACCCCAGCGTCTGCCAATGGAGTCCCGACAGTCGCTACATCATGACGGCCACCACCTCGCCGCGCCTTCGCGTGGACAACGGCGTCAAGCTCTGGCACGTTGGCGGTGGCATCGTGTACAACGAGGATTTCAACGAGCTGTACAACGTCATGTGGCGTCCCGCGGCTGCGGATGCCCTCCCGGCCGGGGACCCGCTGCACCCTGTGCCGACCCCCCACCCGTCTGCTCTGAAATATTTGGGCACGGTGAAGACGCCTTCCAAGCCCGTGGGCGCCTACCGTCCTCCTGGAGCCCGTGGCTCGtccaccccccttcactTCAAGCgcgaggacgagggcggGGCTGCGCACACGGTTAGCAACGGTGTGCCCCAGATTGGGCCCAACGGTTTTGGTCGCCCCCGCAACCAAATCCCCGGTGCCGAATTCACAAGGCCCGCCGGCATTCCCGGTGCCATCGCTGCTGATGGCGGCGATCTTTCCAAAGCGGcggccaagaacaagaagaagaggaacaagaaggccaaggagggcgagggcaaTGCCACGGATGCTCCCGGCTCCGAGGGTGGCCTTGCGCCTCCACCCCGAGAACATGGCAACGGCTCCCCTGCTGAGGGCCGCAGTCCCGAACGCCGTAACCAGGGTCAGGGCCACAGCTCCCAGCACCGCAGCCAGTCTCGCAACAACTTCAACGGTCGCAACCGTAGCAACACGCACCGTGCCCGCTCCCAGAGCCGACCCGGCCACTTTGGACAgtcggcgcagcagcagcagcagcagcagcagcctcaaggAGGTTC
- a CDS encoding hypothetical protein (EggNog:ENOG503NZ57; COG:S), producing the protein MRSPHMNHTPTTSLTSPPNNHHLSSPTTATTTTTTTTTSPRNDPPIPISITICGDGGCGKSSITLRLVRSGQPGSWTDDYDPTIEDSYSITRRIDGVTYHLSLTDTAGQEEYRGMWASSNLSSDAFLLVYDITSLDSLHALEYFNDLIDMEAETRMDNAARARKAGVVDLGGLGGEGNKMVPPVKIVAGNKCDLKEGRRVAAQVGLEWARGRGCGFMETSARLEVNIEETFELIVRRVVEGRRLAEMEADELLGGGGRGNEMGNNKRGMTKPLTPLPDRRGEEEGGEKELGRRGVNNIEGGIGRPGFWKRLRCW; encoded by the coding sequence atgCGCTCCCCCCACATGAAccacacccccaccacctccctcacctcaccaccaaacaaccaccacctgtcgtctccaacaacagcaacgacaacaacaacaacaacaaccacctccccccgaAATgacccccccatccccatctcgaTAACCATctgcggcgacggcggctgCGGCAaatcctccatcaccctccgcCTCGTCCGCTCGGGCCAGCCAGGCAGCTGGACAGACGACTACGACCCCACAATCGAAGACTCGTACTCCATCACCCGCCGCATCGACGGCGTCACCTACCACCTCTCCCTGACCGACACGGCAGGGCAGGAAGAATACCGGGGCATGTGGGCCtcttccaacctctcctccgacgccttcctcctcgtctaCGACATCACCAGTCTTGACTCGCTGCACGCGCTGGAGTACTTTAACGATCTGATTGATATGGAAGCGGAAACAAGAATGGACAACGctgcgagggcgaggaaggcgggggtggtggatctgggggggttgggtggggaaGGGAATAAGATGGTGCCGCCGGTGAAGATTGTGGCGGGGAACAAGTGCGAtttgaaggaggggaggagggtggcggcgCAGGTTGGGCTGGAGTGGGctagggggagggggtgcggGTTTATGGAGACTAGtgcgaggttggaggttaACATTGAGGAGACGTTTGAGTTGATTGttaggagggtggtggaggggaggaggttggccgagatggaggcggACGagttgcttggtggtggtgggagggggaatgaGATGGGGAATAATAAGAGGGGGATGACGAAGCCGTTGACGCCGTTGCCGGAtcggaggggggaggaggaagggggggagaaggagttggggaggaggggggtgaataATATTGAGGGGGGGATTGGGAGACCGGGGTTttggaagaggttgaggtgttggtga
- a CDS encoding hypothetical protein (COG:S; EggNog:ENOG503PXNC) — protein MDIKGSSVSSVMGFVSAASVFRISRYRYPSHICLFSIKMGQQNSRPVFDSKLIKSHVEHALIQQDGRHNDIPTVLATLLFLDASPEMLKHAYRCRKDSLHTWTPSPGSITDEATKTALLGDKRFQRAFMTYFSLLNNQYNSNSTALALSQLFSGPVPLVYGLFSSLGLPLTFLSDGIELRSAILVAQSLTLSAVDWQPGIYDLLTSSQLARPASELLGPEELLRRVAYDGRFSGVMKGGAGYHNISQILSNPSARAAVVEYVQQLDCRNLSLLLPQLASLSVLLLTATHKPERPAFDFYLAHLVTAVNSLRVVLSILEEGTQRVVVARGVWLLFVLVYVTQLRPVVDGELLMGMELQEGHDWRAVYDVFCNEGGTGQV, from the exons ATGGATATAAAGGGCAGCTCAGTCAGCAGTGTGATGGGATTCGTCTCTGCAGCCAGTGTCTTCAGAATATCCCGGTATCGATATCCCTCCCATATCTGTCTATTCTCTATCAAAATGGGCCAGCAAAACTCCCGCCCTGTCTTTGATAGCAAACTGATCAAAAGCCATGTCGAACACGCCCTGATCCAACAGGATGGGCGCCATAACGACATCCCCACA GtcctcgccaccctcctcttccttgatgCCTCCCCGGAGATGCTCAAACACGCCTACCGCTGCCGCAAAGACAGCCTCCACACCTGGACCCCATCCCCGGGCAGCA TCACCGACGAAGCAACCAAAACCGCCCTCCTAGGCGACAAACGCTTCCAGCGCGCCTTCATGACctacttctccctcctcaacaaccaataCAACTCCAACTCGACCGCCCTAGCCCTCTCCCAGCTCTTCTCGGGCCCCGTACCCCTCGTCTAcggcctcttctcctccctcggcctccccctcaccttTCTGTCGGATGGGATAGAGCTCCGCTCCGCAATCCTGGTAGCCcaatccctcaccctctcagCCGTAGACTGGCAGCCCGGCATCTATGACCTCCTAACAAGCAGCCAGCTCGCCCGCCCGGCATCAGAACTCCTCGGGCCAGAGGAGCTACTAAGAAGGGTAGCCTACGACGGGCGGTTCAGCGGCGTGATGAAGGGGGGAGCGGGATATCACAACATCAGCCAGATCCTGTCCAACCCGTCGGcaagggcggcggtggtggagtacGTCCAGCAGCTGGACTGTCGGAATTTATCGCTGCTTCTCCCCCAGCTGGCTTCGCTTTCTGTTTTGCTGCTCACGGCCACGCACAAGCCGGAGAGGCCGGCGTTTGATTTTTATCTTGCGCATCTTGTCACGGCCGTTAATTCTTTGAGGGTTGTGCTCTCTattctggaggaggggacgcagagggttgtggttgcgaggggggtttggctgttgtttgttttggtttaTGTTACGCAGTtgaggccggtggtggatggggagttgctgatggggatggagctACAGGAGGGGCATGATTGGCGGGCGGTTTACGACGTGTTTTGCAACGAGGGGGGGACGGGCCAGG tttga